A stretch of DNA from Dioscorea cayenensis subsp. rotundata cultivar TDr96_F1 chromosome 4, TDr96_F1_v2_PseudoChromosome.rev07_lg8_w22 25.fasta, whole genome shotgun sequence:
GGGACGACGGCACGGAGAGCGTAGAACCTCTGGTTCAGCTTCTCCCGCCGTTGTCTCTCAGCTTCGACGTGGTTCAGTGGCTCTTCACGGCCGTTGGCCGGTTTCCGGCCACGTTTTCTCGGCTTTTTCTCTGGCTCAGCAACTACCCTGCTGCTCTCCGCCTCCCGTAATGAGGCCTCGAGATCAGAGTGTTCTGAGTCGCCGCCATTGAGGATGATCCCGCCGGCGTTGCCTGGGGCGGACGAGGGCCGGGCTGGTGTGGAGGTGAAGGAGAGCATTCCGTCCTCGTTGCTTGCCCGTGAGGTTGCTCCAGTGGATCGCTTGTTCTTGTTCTGGTCCGTGATCTGGTGCTGCAGCGGCGCTGGGGTTTTCCGGCCTTCGCTGAAGTTCAAGATGGAGCCGGATTCCGGCTTGCAGGACTGGGGCGGTGCTGCGGTCGTGTTGACATGGAATTCGGAAAAATTTAGCTCTTTGGTGAAATGGGACGATGAGGGATGGTACTGGTTTTGGAGGTTGATCGAGCTAGGGTTTTCCGTCAGGGTGCTGGAACTAGGGTTTGAATCAAAAGGAACATGGGGTTTCGACACTGAGATCTCCGGCGAGACTGAGTCTTTGATCTCCACGAGTGAGGGGTCCGAGATCCAGAGCGCCGCCGGGTCGGTTTCCCCCTGGTCTACCACCTCCGGCTGCTGCGCTGCCGGCTGTGGCGGCTGGAAGAAGGAAGCCGATGGATTCATCTCCATCTCCGTGGCGTTGAAGCTGAAGAGAAACCGGATCTTGTTCATGATCTCGTTGCTCTGGAAAATGAGATCCGTGGAGCCAAGCTCCACCACGCCACCCCCCACCGGCACGCACACCATCGTCCGAAGCCCAAACACCTCCGCCTGCCGAGCTCGCTCGCACGCCGACACCTGAAGCCGGTCTCCACCGGCGATCCAAATCGGCGACCCAGAGAACAACGCTTGCCCGGGGATCCCAGCTCCGTTAACGAAAGACTGCGTCATAGAAACCAAAAAGAACCACTCAGTATCagtcacctcctcctccacgaCTTCATCCGGCGACGACGAACCTCCGCCGGCTACCAACGAATTGAGCTCTCGGAGCACGCGCTTCCTATGCTCCTGCTCCGCCGCGGATGCCGCGTTCCCCAAAGTCCGCTTCTGCCTATCTTCCTCGCAGCCCTTATAGTAACCATCACCCCAGCCAAGCAACGACGCGCCGGAGGCCTCGTCGACGGATGACTGCCAGAAGATAGCGTACGTCCATTTCTCCTTCGCGCCCTCAATCAAAGCTTGGAATCGTTGCTGAAGAGTCTCCTGGTTAAAGTACATCGGCGGAGGCGTAGCCGCCACTGCCGTCGTCGGCCCCGGAGTAGCCGGCGGCCAAAATCCAGCCAGGTCCATCGACGTAGTGAAAGCCTCCATCATGGAAGCGTTATCGTCCGTCCAAATGTTCATCTCCTTTCACGGTGGCGCCGCCGCCGGTGAAGCTGAAGAAGAGAGAGCACACGCGataaaagaggaagaaaaggccTTCGCTTTTGGTTGGTGAAGGGCTCTGACTTAAGGTATAAAAACCTCGtcatttgatatattttttttagttaaatttttcattaattgcGCATTAGTACAGTAATTATTTATTACATAATGGTTttaagtttttactatttttcgtaatttttatgattaaaaattaagtaaGTTGTTAGGATAAGAAAGAGAGTAGTTTGATTGATGATTTAGTCTCCGTAATTTACTTAAGTTTAGtttgtttagtttttgattGGGTTTAGCCGAATTGTTTGACCGTTAGTTGGCGGGGAAGTGGGAGGGAACTCATCTCATGGAACACAATATCAACCTAATAAATTTGATAGTTACTTCTCCCATGATCCCATCCCACTACAAGTGTTCATTTtaaccatttttaaaaaaaatatatattaaaattaatttttttaataaatattttttttatttgatatatttttctttgaagttgtgtatttatgtacatttaaataaatttataaaattaaatttaaataataattttaaaattaattatgtaaataaataatttgagatataaaaaatttaaaaaataaacatttataatgaAACAGAGAAAGTGGATTCAAAAGTGTATATTAGAgtggtaaaaattaaaaatagaaacaagTGATTGCACTGAGTAGTGTTTCAAagatggatgtgatgaaatgatgAGATGAGGAAATAAGGAAATATTTATAGGAATTCAGTAGCAACACGTTTTGCTTGTTGCGTTGAATGGCACGTGTGTAAAGTTATTTACCATGTGATGGAGTGGCCCCAagctctttattttcttttaaatttttttttttaatgtgaaggTATTTATTGTTATCAAGGGCAGACCCGGTCTTCTTGAGCTAATTAGTGATGGACAGATAGACAGCTGTTTGTTGTTCCAAAGTGATTTGAATCTTATTTACTGTGCTTTATTTCATCTCTTGGcctttaataatttatttataaaaaaaatatacgtTAAAAACCACGTGGAATACTTAGAGGCAGATATTTCATGACAgaataaaaaaagtgatttATTATAACTTAAAAGAGCAGTACAATACTATGCAGAGAGGTTTTTATAAAGTCGACAAGcgagaaaacaaataataaatgagtATAGAGGTGCATCAGTTATGGTGACTTGActgattttctaaaaataaatctcCCGCTATGCAATTTTGAAAGGAAGAATAAGAGTTATTTTTTACACAAAACACCTATATGGTATTGAGAAAATGAATTGTTATCTAATACGCTCAAATTTGAGACCTCTCAATTATAAATATGGGTAGTTACCACAATTTCTAATAACTTATTTTTGTACTTATATTTtgactagtttttattttaatgaatgagttcatgtaatattttatatattaacacGGATTACCAGTATAAAGATgttataattttggaaaaataatatgaaagaaataacacatgataataataaaatattttatatatatatacagatttaTTTGGAAAATGTTTAGGTGAGTTCAAATAACATTCGAATCACAAACTAAATTTTAATAacttatagaaaaaaatttcatgtgtTTGGTTTACAAAAATGGTTGTATTCTTCCAATTTTTGTTGTCTTATTGTTGTCTCCATTGACTCAATCAACAAAGACGTAGCTAATGATATATATCATATCATACGGTTAAGGAAGTTCAATGAGCACTAGTCAAATTTGGTTGTCATGTGGTTCAC
This window harbors:
- the LOC120259159 gene encoding transcription factor MYC2-like; translated protein: MNIWTDDNASMMEAFTTSMDLAGFWPPATPGPTTAVAATPPPMYFNQETLQQRFQALIEGAKEKWTYAIFWQSSVDEASGASLLGWGDGYYKGCEEDRQKRTLGNAASAAEQEHRKRVLRELNSLVAGGGSSSPDEVVEEEVTDTEWFFLVSMTQSFVNGAGIPGQALFSGSPIWIAGGDRLQVSACERARQAEVFGLRTMVCVPVGGGVVELGSTDLIFQSNEIMNKIRFLFSFNATEMEMNPSASFFQPPQPAAQQPEVVDQGETDPAALWISDPSLVEIKDSVSPEISVSKPHVPFDSNPSSSTLTENPSSINLQNQYHPSSSHFTKELNFSEFHVNTTAAPPQSCKPESGSILNFSEGRKTPAPLQHQITDQNKNKRSTGATSRASNEDGMLSFTSTPARPSSAPGNAGGIILNGGDSEHSDLEASLREAESSRVVAEPEKKPRKRGRKPANGREEPLNHVEAERQRREKLNQRFYALRAVVPNVSKMDKASLLGDAITYINELRSKMQTLESDKEILQSQLEDLKQDQDGDSKPMNGSAAAAAKCIGVEIEVKILGPEAMIRVQCIKKNHPAARLMTAMRELDLDLHYASVTVMNDMMIQQATVKMLSRSYTQEQLTAALYSKVAESSSSNGNAR